Proteins encoded together in one Oceanobacillus iheyensis HTE831 window:
- a CDS encoding YqzK family protein: protein MSRLLIDMIKIFLLFMISACIFYYALQLMHKEYLDIHRFDPPQGPAVKVFQKNNGLFDLLPFYLLGDE, encoded by the coding sequence ATGAGTAGACTATTAATCGATATGATAAAAATATTCTTGTTATTTATGATTAGTGCTTGTATCTTTTATTACGCATTACAGCTTATGCATAAAGAATACTTAGACATACACCGGTTTGATCCACCGCAAGGCCCAGCAGTTAAAGTCTTTCAAAAAAATAATGGACTATTTGATCTGCTACCTTTTTATTTGTTAGGAGATGAGTAA